The Erinaceus europaeus chromosome 4, mEriEur2.1, whole genome shotgun sequence genomic sequence atgaaaataatgacaacaatgaggtatcattttattcctgtgagaatgtcatacatcagaaagtaacagcaaatgttggagaggttgtgggggtaaaggatccttttacattgctggcccaacccctatggagagcagtctagagaactctcagttggctagaagtggacctaccttacgaccctgcaattcctctctgggAAATGTATCCTAGTGAAACAAATACACATCTGAAGAggtctgtatatacctatgttaatAGAATCACAATTTGTAAaaaccaaaatctggaagcaactcaggtacccaacaacagataagtggctgagaaagtatatatacacaatggaaccaGTACAATATTGATGCAGATCTACAGAagaagcatagaaaaaaaaaaaaccagttaaaAAGTAGATCAAATAACTAAGCAGTTTTCAAAGAGGAGTTACATAAGgcacacagacacatgaagaaatgctccatttcacttatcattacagaaatgcaaattaaaactacactgagataccatctcccaCCTGAGAGAATgccttacatcaacaaaccaggagatGACAGCTgtgggagaggctgtggagaaaaggaaactttgctgcactgctggtgtgcATGAAAACTGATACAATCAATCTGGAAAACTGTATGGgtagtctttaaacaaataaaaatggggctggggagacagcataatgtttatacaaaagactttcctgcctatgGCTCtgtagtccaggttcaatccccaaaaatatcataagccagacctgagcagtgttctagtctctttctctccatcttatttaaacaaaatattaaaaaattctaaaattatttaaaaaataactaaattaatATAGAATTATCTTTAGATATAGTGATACTACTCTTAGGCAATTATCCAGtagacactgaaacactaattagaaAGAACATATGCaagatgcattattcacaaaagTCAAAGAGGGGAAGCAGTCTAAATGTTCATCAGCAtgtgactggttaaagaagttatggaatacatattccatggaagactactctgcaatcaaaacggTGATGTTTTGTCTTTggaaacaaaatggatggagctggaggtggttatgcttagcaaaataagtaaagagatgaaagataactaccagctggttccactcatatgtggaatctggagatctgattcacatgaacttgtcaaaaacaaaaacaaaacagaacactctaaaacagaagcaagaaaagtgTTTATAAGACTTacgagaactatggtagttatcttttggaggtgggaaggtggggatatagaactctggtggcgggtgtggtgtgaaactatgcactgtaatcttacaatctttaaCACACtattgatgacaacaacaacaggacAGAAAgggtaaatataaattaaaacctggactgggtttggggtattgcaccaaaagcaaaggactctgggggcagATGACCCGGAGAGGGTTGAGGGAAGGGAGgccttcaggtcctggtacaggatgatggacctaatgtgggagtaagagtgtttgaaaaaaaaaagtattttgaagATACTTAtcttgatgagatgagaaattgtacccatgtgccaacaactgtatcaGAAACCATTAatctttcaataaaaaataagacaagaaagcaaaacaagaaaataaaaatctttaaataacaGAAGTATAACTTGTTTTTCTTTAGCCTTTCCCTTATCTGCCAACTGGTTAATCTGCTTCAAGTGGGAAGTGACAATAGATAAGAGAATGTCAATGTTTCCTATCACTGAGGGTGTCCAGGTCCTGCCAGAGAAACCATAACTCTTGCTAGAAGTTTTAAGTTATAgagaatatatttcctttttaaaaagatgtctaaTGTtcattttgtaaagatttatttatttattcatgagagggagggagagagagagcaagagagaaaacactttggcacatatgatactggggatcaaattcaagacCTCTTTCTTGAGAATCCAATATATCCACTGTGGCATTTCCTGGGTCATGCAAGATGTCTAACCTTTGTAAGCATAATTCAGAAAACTCAGGTATTGTCTTAAATGGTGTTTTATTTCACTAGGAACCAGAAGAAAATCAAAGACCTAATTACTGCCCTTTAAGTCATTCCCCATCCCCATATCCACATGATTTACTTGTTATCCAGCAGTTGTCACCTCCTCTTTTGCCTCCATGAACCCCTTAGTGACATGGCTCTTTTGTTCAAGTCAAGTTACTCCTACTTTTTAACTCCATCCTGAATTTAACAACTTCCTCCCCCCAATTATTTAAACCTCCACATCCTTTTCACatctttttaaatcaattttcaAAATGTATGTAAGTGCATGCAGGATGTGATAGAAATGCATATTCTAAAACTCTCTTGACACCATCACTGTATGACTTTTGTCTAACCTGAGTCATCTGCAGATATGACAAGTTATCTGCACAAGTGACAGAGCTGGGAGTCAGAGAGTATTTAGAAAGGACACAAGTTTACAACCTCCTGGCGTTGCTGAAGAAGCATTACTTAAAAAACAGAGTAAAGGCTCAAGGACCATGCCTtcactataaaatagcaatggtagggactgccccattttcCAAGAGGAGGCTggatcagcctactctgccacttaaggaagactggtcctgaaatcagtgcaacctagaatgttctcagctatgaccatgaactctaagttcagactgacaggaactcagaggttatataggctcctgtgctaaatattattGTATCtgagccctgggtcagactgatgtggtaaacagttaattgtatttatatatgtatatattttttcaagtttgggagctattctctgccccaaTCCATTTTTCTAggcccattctcaactctgagaacatcttcccagacaatattcttagtccaccttcatgttaaatatcaagctcaagtaaaaattactaaagtcatgggccccttggaatatatataaaataaacttcctagcttcttaccaccctaagatccctgttcactttctggttcctgattactaaacgtTTTGTTCTGCTTCGTATCTTAACTgtatttcagacaccaagttgcagatcctactataattccatcctgacttccctaggcagattacttcaccagtgtgtcccagaataatctcacctctccagagctcttccccactaggaaaagataaacaCAGGCTGGGGTTacgaattgacctgccaacttccaagtccagtggaggtgcaattacagaagtcataattcccaccttttgcatccccaaaagaattttggcccacactcccagagagggagaaatattaagggaagatgacGAGAAGTATCTGAAACCCatttccattaggacccagagagagaagaggagaaaaggagacatttggaagtaataataggtgtaggtgtgacttacagaggaaaagaaggcaggaccataaaaaaaatgggtaaaaatatataattagatagatgatagacgattagatagatagatgtagaaATCCTACACAATCCATATCTGTGAACATGGGAGAACCacacaatttccaatggagggaatggggacatgaaaatctggtggtgggaatggtgtggaattattttcctgttatcttctaattttgtaaatcagtattaggtCACTAAAAAAACAGAGTAAAGGTCAAGGAAATAAAACTGCTCAGCATGTAGAGGTCAGAACACATATTGAAGTTCTGAGTTTGTTCTGGAATTGCATGTGCTCAAGTGATGCACTGACTTCTCATGTGATTTAGATAAtagacaacttaaaaaaaaaaaaaaaacaaagcaaaaggccagaaagatagctcacctgggagggtgcctactttgtcatgtgcatgacctaggtttgagcctgactcTCAACACAAGAAgcttgggtatatatatatatatattttttttttttttctctctctctccctctgtctctttcgctATCTACTAAGCAAACCTGGGTTTATGTTTAAAACTCATTTTAGAGTTGATTGCAGATATGTATCCTTTAATGAATACATTACATGAGctattaaatgaaaatatataacaACTGGTGCTCAATTCTTGTTAAAATTAGAATTACCTCTAacagtggcaaaaacaaaaacaatggcaTGCTTtacaattcatatatatatattagcaggGACATCTTGGATTTAAAAAGGTAATGGTATTCATCTTTCCAGAAACAAGTGACAGTCTTGATCTCTGAAGAAGCTGATTGAGAATGATCAGAAACTTTGCAACATGAATGAACAAATGTATATCAAAGCTATAAATAAAGTCATATGTCATCTTTCTTATCTAAAATTTCTAAAGTGCTTATACATATTTTGTCTCCTTTCTTATTTTGATTTACAGTTGGGATTTCAATGTCTGGAATTTAAATGACATAGCTAAAACCATTACTGAACTGTTAAATTTCATCTCAGAACAAATACTCAAAGTGAAACCTCTTTTGTACTAAATGCTTAAGCAAAACAAAGTTGGAATTTCCATGGCAACAGACTAGGAGTCTTGAAGAAGAAGAGACGACAAACGTAAGCATGAAAatgaatttatttgttttttagttcCTCGTCACCTTTGCCCTCCCAAACCTCAGACTGTCTGTCATCTTAATGAGTGCTTTCAAGCCTCAGAGGGAATTAAGAAGAAGAATATTTGACAGAAGTGAGGAAGGAACTAAATATAGATCCCTTGTGAGAAAAATACATTACTTAATCTTCTCATGCACTATGGGCAATATTTCcatcttttgacattattttttgTGCTTTTTCATGCATagcaagttaaaaatatatatattcattaacacaagaggaaaacagagagaactagaacatcactgtaGAACATGTGCTGTcaaaactcaggactttatggtTTTAAGTCCAAATGCTCTAATCACTGTGATGCCTCCCAGCAAATATAGCTATTATTTGTTTGGTGTTTGGGGTAAAGATAACATCATGAGATATAACTTTGCCCTCTTTTGGAAGGGTCACTATTTGGGACAATTGCTATCAGTTCCCAAATATGTTATATATCCCTTCTGaataattttcatttactttGAAAACGTTAGAATGTCTAAAACGTTCTCAAGTCAACTAATTCATTGAATCAGTGTAGTATGAGAGGTAGACATAACAACAATGTTGGGTGTTGTCAAGTCAAATTTTACAGGAGGTTTCAAAATCATCTGACAGGTAAGTAACTATGGATACCAGGAATCAGACAGTTCTTGTGATCTCAAACCCACTGTTTTCTCTATCTCCGCAAATACTACCTGCTTACAAGCCAAAGTCAAAATTTCATCATGGttactcttcctctctttattattagatattaataacttttatttatttcacaaaataTACACTGAGACATTGTATAGTAAAAATATACAACTGTTAATGCAGACATTGGTAGAGATCAGGAAACACTAGTAAGAAAGGTACAGCTGAAGTAGGTATACTTTTGGTTTTCCTGAGCATGAGTATTTTAGATAAGCATTTCTCCAGGGCTGTTTAAcctattaattaatatttttaatttatctgataggacagagagaaactgagagaggcagTGGAGATAGAAAAGATGAGTGACACATaactttttcaccacttgtgaagctgagaAATTGTTTTACAGgcagggcagtgacacacttgctggagtgcacacattactatgtgcagggagtcaggttcaagttcctagtccccacctgcaggggggatatttctgaaacagtgaagcagtgctgcaagtgtctttctctctccttctctatctcttcatcctctctcaatttttctcttctaaatatataagaaaaataaaacattaggattaaaataatcaaaattaCCTTACTGGGaattatattaaatgagataattcaaaaagaggatgaatataggatgatcttatTCATAAACAGAACTTGGTTCAAGAACAGAAAggtgaaacacaaagtaaaactttgagtttggtgtattgcaccaaagcaaaggactctgggaaaggaggtcAGGGAGGAAAGAGAGTAGTTTGTGGAGTCCTGGTACGTGAGAAACATCTAGGTTGTGAGAAACATctaggatgagagtgttttgcagatacctatatTGGTGAGATAAGAAtttttatccatgtgtcaacaactgtcatgTAAACTATTAcacctcccccaataaaatgatttaaaaaaataaagaaaaaatttattttacaaatcCAACAAAAAACCTTAGGGTGTGATGATGTTGATTCCTAGGGCTAAACAACAGAATAAAGGCAATTAAAGTTTGAGGTTGTGATATATAGGATGGTTATATGAAGTAGAAGATGCTTTAGATCTGTTATCACAACATCCTCATGTTTggagtttaattaaaaaaaagatgctatATTATGAGTTTGGAAAATATTAAGACCTTAAAAATCCATTCCATAATAAACATAATATATGCCACTTAGGGCAATATGATATTGATGTTCTAATACATCTCTTATTAAGTACTGCCACTTCATTgtggaaataattaaaaaaatataaacatgCCAATTATGTGACTTCCTCTCTGGCTAATTTTCACTAGAGGTCATTACAACTATTATTTGTGATAATTTATTGAGGGCGAGGGTTTACTATATATTTGGCTGTACTAAGTAATTGATGTACTTTAATATTTAATTAGTCATGTGAGAAAGATATTTCAATacttgatcttgttttttaattatttatttattggatagaaacagagggaaatttaAAGGTGGAGagggaaacagggagaaagacagagacacctgcagcactgcttcactgctcctaaagctgTCTGCAGGTAGGCAGAgcttgcactcaactgggtgtgccaccatccaggcccttgttcttgacttttaaaaatattttattttattctattttttatatttattttcccttttgttgcccttttttttatcattgttgtagttattgatgtcatcgttgttagataggacagagagaaatagagaggacgggaagacagagggagagagaaagataaacacctgcagacctacttcactgcctgtgaattgacttccctgcaggtggggagctgggggctccaatcgggatccttatgccagtccttgtgcttggcgccatgtgcgcttaacccactatattaccacccgaccccctaaatattttatttttatgaggaaaaacacagagataaagatagaggcaagaaactagagcactactcatcacTGCCTTATaagggtgctgggaattgaacctaggacctcagaacctcaggcatgaaagtatttgcaTAATTATGTTATCTCCCAAGACCTATCTCAATATTATCTGtgagaaataatttaaaatcccACACAAAGAGTGGATTAAAAAAGGAATTGagggggctggcagtggtgcaactgcttgagtgcatgcatgttacaatgtgcaaggactcaggctaaTCCCCtaccctccagtccccacctgaaggatgaAAGCTTCAAGAAGggtaaagcagagctacaggtgtctatttccctcttctgCCCAACCTCTTTctttcatcttgatttctgtctcaatACAATAGAGTTTTTAAAAGCAATTTACTCCATTCATATTGTTAGAAAGTGGTAGAGATGAAAATTAAACCTGAGTTTACCAGAATCACAGTGCTCTTCCAGCTTCTGACTGAGGTCTCCTTTATAATCCATGAATTTAGATAGATTTTCAGTAATATGAAAAAAATCCTTTAAGACTCACTGCTGGAGATGATCTTTATCATCTGCTAAATATTTaactaatgaaatttttaaaggGTATAAAAATAAAGTGTCTGAGTAGTATTTTGTTCATTGAAACTGTTACATATAAAACATGGACATTAATTCTTGTGAAAACAAGAAGTCATTCTACCTTTTagcgaaaaaaaaaagtcaatgcaacaggagatttttttaaaaattatatttaatacaAGTGAATAGATTAGAAGATCTGAAATGTTATAAAGCAATATacacaatgaataaataatttgcaTGGGAGAGTCATGTCTACATTACATAACACTGTCTAGTATAGGAATACTTAAAGTAAgtccagtgataatggagaaagTCCGTAAAAATGCTAACCTGTCTTCCCTTGTATGAAATTGTTCAAGTATAAAAATCCAATACAGTGTAAAATAGTATTCAATTTAGTTTAAGAATAAAAATTGCAAGTATTGCagtttcagaagaaaaaaaatgtaaagcagCATTTAAAAACTACACAAACTACGTAAGAATAGTGAAAAACTAATGAAGTACCAATAAATGAGATCTACACAAGCAAAAATCAGAGAATGAAAGTAGCAAGATagcctgtttaaaaaaaaaaacttaaaaactaaactaaaaggtGTTAAGGTAAGAGTATTCTCTTAAACAGTGCACATATGAACTTAAATAAATCCAAGTCAACATCTTTAGTTGAATAGGTTAATATTTAATATGCTACATCTAGACCTACTAAATAATTTATGCCATGAGATGAATACATAATTTTACAGTGTCACATCTAAAGTTCCTTTCTTTAGAGTGCAGCAtagtaaaacttaaaaataaatatcttaaatagCATTACTATTAAGGCACAGTATAAACCACATTACCATTAACCTTTGAAGAATTGTAATCTCAGTAACCTTGTTGTCTCATGTACTGTATTCactaataaatagttttaaatatgATTCTGAAATATATACGAAAAAGgtgtaaaattatttaaaaagggaaaataaatgtcctTAAGACAGTTCTTAAGGGTTTAGAGTCTGCAAACTTTGCCTTTATTCATAAGCCACGAGTCAACAcaataaatagaaagagaaggctgTTGTAGTAAAAGCCTGATCCTATTTCAGAATCAGAATTGCTGACACCAGCAGATACAAGTTTCCCAAAATTGAAACAGGATGGGGAGAGGGATTAGAATGTGACAAGCTCATCAAACAAGCACAAGTGATGTGTTCTTTCCAGAACTGTGTGTGTTATTGATTGTCTGTACAACTGTTGCACTCATTAATTCCACATCACTTGTTCCACAGTCCTGCTCATCCACAGGATAGATCAGAAAATAGCTTTGGTGCCTGTCCACCATTTTACCCACTGCCATGCTCCTAGGTTGATTGTTCGATGCCCATTTTTGAAAGAGGAGGAACATTATCACCTTCTTACTTGAAAAAGTTCTGTAGACCATGATGACTATTAAAAATGACAATCAGTGCTTTCaccattttgtttaaaaaaactgCTTTTAAATGCAACTCAAGCTACATATTGCTCACTCTGTTCCCTGGTTCAACTAGATTCACATAGCATTTTCTAACTTGTTAAAGGCAGTTTGCTTCCCTGATACTATaaaaacagcaaaaataaaaatcccaTTATAAAATTTAAGTTCCACTGTTACTTCTGccatcatttttctttattcaggCTCTTTGGGATTGATTTCCAAAACTGCACCCACTGCCCTCATTCTCACCTCTTTCTCATGTAGAACACTATTGGagtgtaaaaaaaataatgattctgCTTCACAATAgcatagctttttttctttttcttttttttttaaagctgttaaGTCATTGTTCACTCTCTTATTAGCTACTAAAAACTGGAAAAttgggaggcaaagaaaaaacaattaAACTTTGATCACATGGCAGGTCTATTGCATTCGGTCTGTTTGCAGCTGCTGAGGTTGATACTGGCCAAATGCTGCAGCGGCAGCAGCTGCTGCAGCGGCGGCAGCAGCTGTCCCAGGTGCCGCCGCGGTGATTGGCTGCTGGACTGCGTAACCATAGCCCCCAGCCGTGACGTATCCTGCAGCAGCTGGAGAGGCTGCGTAAGGGTACTGGTCATAGGCGGCAGCTGCGGCAGCGGCAGCAGCTGCAGCCGAGTATTGTGCATATGCAGCTCCAGTGTAATCAATATAAGGTGTGGTGGAGGCAGCGGCTGCAGTAGGCTGGACATGTGGAATGACCACTCCAGGCTGCACAAATGCCTGCGGGTAGACATAGTGGGCAGGTATCCTGTTGAGAAATGGAAAACAAAGTCAGGCAGTAGTTGCCTCTTATGTACAACATTACTTGTTCAGAGATGAGACAAACTCAAATTTAGTGGTTATTATGTACATAGGGTTGCCACAATATCTCCTTTctagaagttgggtggtagccaaAGTCATGGAGTGCTCAAAAAGGAATCAACAATGAAAATATGATCCCCATCCCTGTAGAATTTTATCAATGATTATTTAGAAACATTACATGTTACTTAGCAAAagtttggaaaataaataaaagttcttgAGAGCTACACACCAAAGAGGTAGATCATAAAAGTTTCATTTAGGACTTTAGAAAAATTTGCAGTGAGTTTATGAAAGAAGACTATTtagcaaataaaaacattaacTCAAATTCTGTGGGGGTGATGGTCTGTCAAAACTAAAGTAAATTTCAACAGAATCCATATGTTTACTATCATGGCAACCCTACTTGAAATTGCTATGCAGACTCAGCACACATTAATCTCTCTGCACCCTCAGTCACCCTTATTAAAaataactatgaaaaaaaaaagaagcaggcgataaaataaaaaaggagtttAAAAGTTCACAAGTGTGGTAAACACAGCAGAATCACACTTCTCAAACGAACTGTAGTGCAGCTCACTCTATTACAAGAGGCCGTTGTGGGAAGCTACAGAAATGCTATTAACATTCATGGCAGTGATTCCCAAAGAGATGTGCAGCacactttttgtctttctttctttctttctttctttctctccatagaATTCATAAGGACACAAGGGTCAATCAAACCTGTTTGACTATCAGGCAACTGAAGGTCAGCCAGCTTGTTTATCTCTATGCAAGACAGACAGAAGGGGTTTTGGGGAAATGATGAGGTTGAGGAAACTGGTAGAGGATAGggaaataaaactaaatatttttaatataaagataAAACTTTAAAGGTGGATATAACATGAGTAAGGAAATACTCTTCTTGAGCCATCACTAGTGTTGTTTTATCCTCCAAATTCACAGAAGTAGATGAGCAAATCTGCTTTATTCTGCTCTGGTAATTCTATTGGCATACAAATCAATTCTATTCTTATATATTTCCTGAAAAAGTTCAAGAAAGTGAAACAAACTCAAATACCTTTTAAAATCATACACTCACAAATTACATACAAGACAAACTTCAATGACCTTATTTAAAAGTtaatttgttaaaaaaataataaatcacaataaatattaaaaaaaacatgcatCTCAATTCTCACTCTTGCAATTCATTACTGCCCATTTAGAACACTAACATGAATATttgatttgttttaatttttctttagaaTAATTTCCATCTCAACTTCCCATACTTCTAAAAATATGACACAATAATGCCATCTGGTTGTTGGCAAAGCTGGTTTATATCAAGTACAAGTACAAGTACAAGTAACAATCTTCAAATTTTAAAGAATTCAAAACAGAAAACTTCACATTTAGGTTTTTGCAAACAGACTTCACTTTGCCTTTTCAGTTTTACTGAAAGCACTCATTAATGAACATCCATGGAAAAGATGAATTTATCACAGAGGGTAGTAGACTTTGACCCCAATGATAAAAATACTCTCAGTTTTACTAGACTTGTATATCTTTCCCAGTGCCAGGAGAAACGACGTCATAAAGTGTTTCTGAGGACACTTAGAGATGTTCTTAATTGCTTGTCAGAAACCAGATGCATGGTCATGCACACACTCAAAAACTTTTCTGCTGGTCAGGTGACTGGCTCACCCAGAGCGACAGGTGTGACTTTATGAAACACTGTCCCCAGAGGCCACTGTGTCCACAATGTGCAGATATAGCTAAGACAGCCTCCACTCATGCCAGTTTACATGTGGTGATGGACAACAGGGGCTGCAGTGAGGCTATTTTTGATCCTGTCATGCGACAAAGGTTTCCAGCAAGTAAAATGTCTTTATAAGGCCAAAGTAAAACATCTATCAGCTGCAAAGGCCAGCCAGTATGAATCCCACTGATAGGGAGTTGTTAACCCCTTGTATTCTCACATTTCCAAGGGTAACATGGTGGTTGCTATGTTCTTATCTCTATTAAAGTTGCTGCTAAAAATAAGTTTAGCCTGGAATCTGAGAGGACAAAagtaagtgagtgtgtgtgtgtgtagaacaaattaaaagataggcaaggctgtttatcagattttttttttttgtctctggatTTATTTAACGTTAATAGCTCTGATTTGGGGACCAGAGACAGCTCAGCATTACAGCATAGGACTTTCAATCCTGAGGCTCTAGGTTCTATCTCTGGCACTGTCATATCTCAGAGCCTCTCTTTTTcctaaagataaataaatcttaaaaaaaagaacttaaaaatagTTCTGAGTTGACAATGCCTGCCAATGAGAGTGTAAAGTTCCCTCGAATTTCAAATTCCTACATGAAGTCTGGCAAGAGTGGGCTGGGAAGATGTTTGGAAGGCAAATGAGAACACAGAGTCCTCTAAGGCTTAGGGGAAGGGGGAAACCAAAGACTACGGCAAGCCTAAAATATCTCGGttcaggaaggaaggcagaattGGACGAAAGGGTAAGGTGGCACATTTGAAAGAATTTCTGTATTAGAACTTCTTTTAATAGTCTAAAAATCTGGGAATCTCCCTCCGACAAGCTATCCACAAACATCCTTTACTTCAGTTAGTCATGGAATGTACAAATCTCGTCATTACAAAAGCACAAGAGCAGAGTAAATATTCTGAgcaattttcaaagaaaattgactgttttctttttatatctctTCAGGTCCCTGTGACATCTTTCTGTGACTTGAAAACCAAGATTCTTACTGTTTTCCTCTTTCATAAATCACACAAATTGCTGAGAAACTCTTTATCTCACTTGCAGGTGCAAAGTCATCTATGATCCCTAACATTACAACAAACTAgtgtacatttttaaattttatcaggCAAGGTTTCTTATGCCACGGCATCAAAATACATTTTCTAGTATTTCTTTTCACCTTTCCTTGAACTCACTTTAGCTGGGGTCTTAAATATTTCCTGGACATGCCAACAC encodes the following:
- the RBM24 gene encoding RNA-binding protein 24 isoform X2, which gives rise to MADRAAAERACKDPNPIIDGRKANVNLAYLGAKPRIMQPGFAFGVQQLHPALIQRPFGIPAHYVYPQAFVQPGVVIPHVQPTAAAASTTPYIDYTGAAYAQYSAAAAAAAAAAAYDQYPYAASPAAAGYVTAGGYGYAVQQPITAAAPGTAAAAAAAAAAAAAFGQYQPQQLQTDRMQ
- the RBM24 gene encoding RNA-binding protein 24 isoform X1, producing MHTTQKDTTYTKIFVGGLPYHTTDASLRKYFEVFGEIEEAVVITDRQTGKSRGYGFVTMADRAAAERACKDPNPIIDGRKANVNLAYLGAKPRIMQPGFAFGVQQLHPALIQRPFGIPAHYVYPQAFVQPGVVIPHVQPTAAAASTTPYIDYTGAAYAQYSAAAAAAAAAAAYDQYPYAASPAAAGYVTAGGYGYAVQQPITAAAPGTAAAAAAAAAAAAAFGQYQPQQLQTDRMQ